One Candidatus Aegiribacteria sp. genomic window carries:
- a CDS encoding right-handed parallel beta-helix repeat-containing protein, protein MKFTLRSVLPAAVAMLLCTAPAGAGTYYVSPTGNNGYSGTSPDSAFATLQYAADIVTAGDSVLVLDGEYTGFDLRTSGSQSLPIVFAAMYDNAVINQRNSVTPDGINIENAGWIIIDGFKVTGLPRNGIRVAVSSNVTVRYCLCEYCDSRGIFTGFADWVTIEHNECCYTVTEHGIYTSNSGDHPVIRFNHSHHNNGCGIHMNGDLSAGGDGIISDAIVEANIIHDNGQSGGSAINCDGVVESVIFNNLLYNNHASGISLFMIDGATGSHDVDVYNNTIVMPDDGRWGININTGSTDAALRNNIILNAHSWKGSIKIDASSISGFTSDYSILEDRLSIDGGSSVITLLQWQAHGFDIHSQVCSNWNDLFTNWQQHDYHITYSSQATDTGTDEVQSIVLFDLDGITRPQGTTWDIGSYEYSSTGIDPALHSTPQPGHVSSPGMITFIELPSGSSVTVFDLSGRRITRLWESEGQVTWNTGRVPSGIYLYMIINSENNHIYGNKAVIFRN, encoded by the coding sequence ATGAAGTTTACACTCAGATCTGTTCTTCCTGCCGCAGTCGCAATGCTGCTTTGTACTGCACCCGCAGGAGCAGGGACTTATTACGTCTCCCCCACCGGTAACAACGGATACAGCGGCACCAGCCCCGATTCAGCCTTCGCGACTCTCCAGTACGCGGCCGATATAGTTACAGCCGGAGACAGCGTTCTTGTGCTGGATGGTGAATACACAGGTTTCGATCTGCGAACCAGTGGCTCTCAGTCGTTACCCATCGTCTTCGCGGCGATGTATGACAATGCGGTAATCAATCAGCGGAATTCCGTTACACCTGATGGCATCAACATCGAAAACGCGGGATGGATCATTATTGACGGATTCAAAGTGACAGGGCTGCCACGCAACGGTATCAGGGTTGCCGTATCGTCAAACGTCACGGTCAGGTACTGCCTCTGCGAATATTGCGATTCCCGAGGGATATTTACCGGTTTCGCCGACTGGGTTACTATCGAACACAATGAATGCTGCTATACCGTTACAGAGCACGGCATCTACACATCCAACAGCGGTGATCACCCTGTTATCCGTTTCAATCACAGCCATCACAACAACGGCTGCGGTATCCATATGAACGGTGACCTCAGCGCCGGAGGAGACGGCATCATCTCCGACGCCATCGTCGAAGCAAACATCATACACGACAACGGGCAGAGCGGCGGATCGGCCATCAACTGCGACGGAGTAGTTGAATCTGTCATTTTCAACAACCTTCTTTACAATAACCACGCAAGCGGCATAAGCCTTTTTATGATAGACGGCGCTACAGGATCACACGATGTCGATGTTTATAACAATACAATTGTAATGCCCGACGATGGCAGATGGGGAATCAACATCAACACCGGGTCTACAGACGCAGCGCTTCGCAACAACATTATCCTGAATGCTCATTCATGGAAAGGCAGTATAAAAATCGATGCCTCATCCATATCCGGATTCACCAGCGACTACAGCATCCTGGAAGACCGGCTCAGCATTGACGGAGGAAGTTCTGTTATCACACTTCTGCAATGGCAGGCTCATGGCTTCGACATTCATTCCCAGGTCTGTTCGAACTGGAACGATCTTTTCACGAACTGGCAGCAACATGACTACCATATCACCTATTCCTCTCAGGCAACGGACACCGGAACAGACGAAGTCCAGTCAATAGTGCTGTTCGATCTGGATGGGATTACAAGACCACAGGGAACAACGTGGGACATAGGTTCCTACGAATACAGCTCGACAGGTATCGATCCGGCCCTCCATTCGACTCCGCAGCCCGGACATGTATCATCTCCGGGCATGATTACCTTTATTGAACTGCCGTCCGGCTCGAGTGTAACCGTCTTCGATCTTTCCGGTAGAAGAATCACACGGCTCTGGGAATCGGAAGGTCAGGTTACCTGGAACACAGGCAGAGTACCAAGCGGGATCTACCTTTACATGATAATCAACAGTGAAAACAACCATATATATGGAAACAAAGCGGTGATTTTCAGAAACTGA